TCCTGAAGCCTTAACACAAGAAAAAAAATTGAGCGAAGCTATTCCGTGGTATCGACGTACGTACACAAAAAAATAAGGTTTGGCCATATGGCCAAACCTTATTTTTCTTCTTTAATTTTAATTTTTGCCTCTTTATAGAAAGTGACTTTTTCTTTATTATATGATTTCGTATATTCATTAAACTTATCTTTTTCAGTATCGATATCTTTATAAGATTGATTTACTGTTTTCACTTTATCACTAATCGCTTTTAATTTTACATTTTTATCTTGTAACATTGTATATAATTCTTTTTCTAATTTTAATGATTTCATGTAGCTGTCATACATCTTTTTAAATGATTCATGTCGTTTTTCATATGTACGATTCACTTTATCCGCTTTTTCTTTTAACTTACTATCCTCAATTTTTTTTACATATTTATCAACTGACTTCATCTCTTCTTGCGCTTTCTTTAACGCTTCTTTTTCTTTATTAATGATTTTTCCACGCTCTTCTGTATTTTTAATAGCTTGGGTAAGCTTTTCTTTCACAGCTTGATTATTGTCCTTTCCTTCTTGCACAATTTGTGTGTATAATGCTTGTCCTTCTTTTTCCATAGCTTCTAATTTTTTCGCGTCTTCAAACATCGTTTTTTCTTGCTTTGCAGCATTTTCAAATGCTACATATAGTTCTTCCTCTGGTTTTGGGCCAAAACACCCTGCTAATAAAATCGTAGATAATGCCGTTACAATTGCTATTTTATTATACTTCAACGTATTTTCCTCCTACTTAAATGCGATTATCATGCCAAAAATTTAATGGGAAATGAGCTGATTCCTCATATGTTTCAAACTCATATCCTTTTTTACGAAGATCATTAATAATTGTTTGTAAAGCTTGTACAGTTTGTTTCTTCTCGTGCATTAAAATCACTTCTCGGTCTTGATTAGCTCCTGAGATTACATTTTGCACTACACCATTTGGATTTCCTGGTAATTTCCAATCCAAAGAATCAATCGTCCAATCCCATTCCTTCATACCTGCGACTACCATTTGATCACGTAACCTTTGATTTAATCCTGGCATACTACCATATGGACAACGAACAAGTTTTGGATGAATCCCGGTAATATCTTTCACCATATTTTGTGCTTGTTTCATCTCTTCTACAAATTGCCCTTGTTTATACAATTTCGCATAATTATGTGTCATGCTATGAACACCGGGATAATGTCCTTCCTTTACTAAACGTTTCACACTCTCACTATGAGATGAAATATTACTACCAATCATGAAAAAGGTCGCTTTTATTTCATTTTTCTTTAAAATATCTAAAATTTCTTTTTGAAATTCACTCGGTCCATCATCAAATGTTAGATAAGCGACTTTACGTACTTGTCCATTAAATTTCACCGGTGCTTGCTTAGCTAATTCAACTTTAGACTGTTCACTAGCCATTTGAACGATGTTCACTTGATTTGCTACAGCCTTCGCAGGCGATGTAAAGGAGTGAAACAAGAAAAATCCTGCTGCGAGAGTACTCATTGCGAGAGCAATTATTACCAGTCGCCTGACGAAAGGCGCTCGCTGGCTCTGACTCCTTACGTCTATCATTGTACCATTTCCTTTCTCCCTTTCTTTCTACCAATCTACTTGTTCATTTTACACATTGTAAAGGTCGACTTGCAACAACTTACAATTTTTCTTTTCTTTCCCTTAAAAGGAAAAGTGTAGAGTTTTCCCCTCTCTACACTTTCAATTAAAAAACAATGTGCAAAATAGCTTGATACATCCATCACAATTATATGCTGATTGCATGTATTTTTAAAGGCTTTTGTTACAAAAAAGTCATTTTTTTGTAACAAAAGAGATGAAATTGTTACGAAACACCTTCTTATTATTTATCCTACTATTTTAGGGCAGTAAGACTCCCACCTTAAGATTCAGAGAGAAGCAAAGAGTATAGGTGAGAGCTCATAATCAGTGGGGGGATGAAGAAAACCCCACTGATTAAAGTTTCACTTTATGATTTTTTAAGTCCCTATTTTTATATAGATTCGCTTTTGCCTTATTTAATAATTCTTCTATTGTTCTTCCTTCTATCGGATAACTAGCAGCTCCAAATAAAAATGTAATATTCACCATATCATTTTCTAATTCTTTCGTTATATTATTTAAAAATCGATTGATTATACTAGAATTTTCATATCCATTATCAACCGCTATAATTACATATTGATTTTCTTCCCAACATGCCACAACATCACTTTTTCGAACTGTATTTACAAGTATATTTTCTACTTTTTTTACTAACTGATTTATTTTTTTCTCTTGTAAATTGCTTATTAATTCGCTCCATTCATAAATGGAAATCATGTATACAGTAACTTTGTGGGTATTCCTTTCTGACAAGGCGGCCATTTTCCCAAAAAAATCTATCATAAATTCATTGCTTTTTATTCCTAACCGTTCATGGATCTCCCCTTGCTTTTTATCATAGCGATACCCAAAATAATAACTGAGTATCATTTGTATAATATAAATAATAAGTACAGTCCAAAAAGAACGAGCATCCATTTTGGCAATTACATCCTGCAAAGCAATCCACTCTGTAACTGCAACTGTATTTCCTAATAACAACCCACTAATTTTCCCTTTGTGCTTCATGTATAACCTCCTTTACTCATACTATATGTTTTTTATGATAATAATGTTTTTTTGCCTCAAAAAAATGTACAAATTCGCACCTTTTCTTTTTATAAGCTTGTATTCGTTTTTCATTCTATTTCATATATATAGTATATAAGCTTGATAAAAAGGAGGGATATCATGTTCAAAAAAGAAAATTTATCGGACATTATACGCTTTATTGCAGGATTTCTTTTATCTTTAAAACTACTATTTGAATCATTTGGATTAACCTTTATTACACATGATCAAATTGATGCTATTATAAATGTCGCGTCATTCTTATTCATTCTATATTTTGGATACAAAAACAACTATGTTGGTAAAAAGGGAATAGAACAGAAAGAATTACTAAAAAAACACAATCTTCACTAAAAAAAAAGGAACCAATGAAACGGTTCCTTTTATCGTTTTATTATACGCGCTTCTGTCGTTTGCAAAGGCCCGTAAGTTATTCCTGCAAACTGAAATGTATATGTAGCGCTTAATGACATCGTATCAGGAATATTAGGTCTTACTATTTTGATCTGACAAACTAACCGAGCTTTTTCGTTAGGAAGCAATTTTTCAATTCGCCATCTAACAAGTTGAAATAAAAATTCTCCTGTCCCTTTATTCATCTCTAATGTATTAGGTACATACAAAAAATGATCTCGAATCATGTGACTTACAATTATGTGAGAAATTTCCTCCTCTCCCTTATTTTCAATTTCAAGCTGCATATAGAGAATGCCATCTAAATCAGAAATAAATTGATATGAAAAATTCTCTTCTTCCATGCCACGAATTTGTAAAGTTGCTGTTACATTTGGAACAGCTGTACTCTCCTGTTCTCCTTTTCCCCCTCCTTCTATCCATAAAATAGGTTGCAGGGGCATAAGAAACATTTCTTGATTTGAAATACACTTCCATACTCTCATAACTCATTTCACCTCATTCTAGATCTATCAACTGTACATCTCTACTTCACACGTCCCAGCCCACTTACGTATTCTTCTCCAACTGCTTATCATTACATCCGTTCAATACATATCACCATTTTTCTCTCTTCTCTATTCTTATTCAACAATGAAAAGAAAAACCATTTTAAATAATAGAAAAGCATATGATTTCCTACTTCCTTATATCTTCAAATTTCAAATTCTTATTTATAGCGTGAAGATTTTGGTATAAGAAAAAAGTTTGCCTTTTAGTCAAATTTTACTATAATATGTTTTATGCTTTTTGCGAAATCCTCATGGTACAATTCAAACTGTATATAACAATATTCTTTATGAATTGTACTTCGATTTCTTAAACAAAATAGCTTTGAGAGATAAGACCATTTCATTTTCACACTAAAGGAGGGCTATATTTGGAAACACAGATAACACAAAGCAAAATAAGAAAAACAAAATTTGTTGTTACTGGATTGTTACTTGGTATTTTAATGGCAGCAATGGATAATACCATCGTTGCAACTGCCATGGCAACCATTGTAGGTGATTTAGGAGGATTTGATAAGTTTGTTTGGGTTACATCCGCTTATATGGTAGCTACAATGGCTGGAATGCCTATTTTCGGGAAATTGTCGGATATGTATGGACGCAAACGCTTTTATATCGGAGGACTATTAATCTTTTTACTCGGCTCTATTCTTTGTGGTACAGCATCAAGTATTGAACAATTAAGCGTTTATCGAGCAATTCAAGGAATTGGCGGCGGCGCTCTTATGCCAATTGCTTTTACCATTATGTACGATATCTTTCCACCTGAAAAACGTGGAAAAATGACTGGACTATTTGGTGCCGTTTTTGGGACATCAAGTGTTTTCGGTCCTTTATTAGGTGCCTATATCACTGATTATATAAGCTGGCACTGGGTTTTCTATATTAATATTCCATTGGGTATTATTTCTTTCTTCTTTATTTCGAATTATTATAAAGAATCATTACAACATAGAAAGCAAACAATTGATTGGGCTGGTGCAATCACACTTGTTATCAGTATCGTCTGTTTAATGTTCGCACTAGAACTTGGCGGTAAAGAATACGCATGGAATTCAAATGTAATCATCGGTTTATTTACAATATTCACTATTATGCTTATACTCTTCTTTTTTGTAGAGAAAAAGGCAACAGAACCTATCATCTCTTTCCATTTATTTAAAAAACGGTTATTTGCAGCAAGTCAAGGAGTTGCATTTTTCTATGGCGCAACTTTTATTATTTGTACCGTTTATATTCCTATCTTCGTACAAGGCGTTCTTGGTGGCTCTGCTTCCAACGCTGGGTTCATTTTAACCCCAATGATGATTGGTTCAGTAATTGGAAGCCAAACAGGCGGACAACTTGCTTCACGAATGAGCTATCGTAACATTATGATGATCTCAGGAGTATTTTTTATCGGCGGCATTTATTTACTTAGTACATTAACAATGGAAACATCGCGAACACTTGTAACAATCTTTATGATTCTTACTGGCTTAGGTGTTGGGTTCTCATTCTCAGTTTTAAGTATGTCTTCTATTCACGACCTAGGAATGAGAGAACGAGGAGCTGCCACATCTACAAATTCATTCTTCCGCTCTCTTGGAATGACTCTTGGTGTAACTATTTTCGGTACGATTCAAAATCATATTTTTACGAATCAATTAAAAGT
The window above is part of the Bacillus cytotoxicus NVH 391-98 genome. Proteins encoded here:
- a CDS encoding YkyA family protein encodes the protein MKYNKIAIVTALSTILLAGCFGPKPEEELYVAFENAAKQEKTMFEDAKKLEAMEKEGQALYTQIVQEGKDNNQAVKEKLTQAIKNTEERGKIINKEKEALKKAQEEMKSVDKYVKKIEDSKLKEKADKVNRTYEKRHESFKKMYDSYMKSLKLEKELYTMLQDKNVKLKAISDKVKTVNQSYKDIDTEKDKFNEYTKSYNKEKVTFYKEAKIKIKEEK
- a CDS encoding peptidoglycan-N-acetylglucosamine deacetylase, whose product is MIDVRSQSQRAPFVRRLVIIALAMSTLAAGFFLFHSFTSPAKAVANQVNIVQMASEQSKVELAKQAPVKFNGQVRKVAYLTFDDGPSEFQKEILDILKKNEIKATFFMIGSNISSHSESVKRLVKEGHYPGVHSMTHNYAKLYKQGQFVEEMKQAQNMVKDITGIHPKLVRCPYGSMPGLNQRLRDQMVVAGMKEWDWTIDSLDWKLPGNPNGVVQNVISGANQDREVILMHEKKQTVQALQTIINDLRKKGYEFETYEESAHFPLNFWHDNRI
- a CDS encoding GGDEF domain-containing protein, translated to MKHKGKISGLLLGNTVAVTEWIALQDVIAKMDARSFWTVLIIYIIQMILSYYFGYRYDKKQGEIHERLGIKSNEFMIDFFGKMAALSERNTHKVTVYMISIYEWSELISNLQEKKINQLVKKVENILVNTVRKSDVVACWEENQYVIIAVDNGYENSSIINRFLNNITKELENDMVNITFLFGAASYPIEGRTIEELLNKAKANLYKNRDLKNHKVKL
- a CDS encoding phage holin — encoded protein: MFKKENLSDIIRFIAGFLLSLKLLFESFGLTFITHDQIDAIINVASFLFILYFGYKNNYVGKKGIEQKELLKKHNLH
- a CDS encoding MDR family MFS transporter; this encodes METQITQSKIRKTKFVVTGLLLGILMAAMDNTIVATAMATIVGDLGGFDKFVWVTSAYMVATMAGMPIFGKLSDMYGRKRFYIGGLLIFLLGSILCGTASSIEQLSVYRAIQGIGGGALMPIAFTIMYDIFPPEKRGKMTGLFGAVFGTSSVFGPLLGAYITDYISWHWVFYINIPLGIISFFFISNYYKESLQHRKQTIDWAGAITLVISIVCLMFALELGGKEYAWNSNVIIGLFTIFTIMLILFFFVEKKATEPIISFHLFKKRLFAASQGVAFFYGATFIICTVYIPIFVQGVLGGSASNAGFILTPMMIGSVIGSQTGGQLASRMSYRNIMMISGVFFIGGIYLLSTLTMETSRTLVTIFMILTGLGVGFSFSVLSMSSIHDLGMRERGAATSTNSFFRSLGMTLGVTIFGTIQNHIFTNQLKVVFPPEFAKLAPKGGDTSFLLTPHATEKIPPEVLSLIKQSLTTSIADTFLWALIPASLSMICILLMGKERLFTGEKKKQKQVS